GGATCAGAAAAATTCACATACTTCAAGTGGCGCAACAATCCTATGTTGTTGATATCCTTTTGTGTGACTTGAAACTGTGCATTCTCTAGATCCAAGGCTCTGAGCATTCTCATGTCAGGTGAACAAACCGAAGATGATGGCTCCAATGGTTTCTCACCAAACATGGTTAATGACCGGACATGGTTCCAGTCCATGCCTATACTTTGGCACTCGCTACCATGGTATGCTACATGGCGAAAGGTCTCCTCTCTGACACTAGTCACATTATCTTGTGCCAAGTAAACAAAATTTTCACCCCTAGAAATCGAGATCATGACATCACGCACAACATCATGGACTCTACAGCTCCTAACAATTCCTTCTATGTTCACTCTTGATGGCTGAATCATGCTTCTGTTGATCAGCTCATTAAAGTAACCTTTGCCCACATCCTCAATGCTCACCCCTGCCGTGGCTCTAACAAACCCCTCTGCTATCCATCTCTCTATCAGACGTCTCCTTTTGATTTCAAAATCCTCAGGAAAGATGCTTAGATACAAAAAGCATGACTTCAGATGAGATGGCAAGTGATTGTAGCTTAGAGTAACTATCCTCCTCATTGCTTCAAGGCTAGGGTTGACTTCTAGCTCTGAGGGGATTTGATTATAGATACTTTCCCACTCTGTAACCTTTTTGGtggaaagcatgcctcctatagTGAGTACAGCCAACGGTAGACCCCCACACTTCTTTACTATTTTGTGGACCATTGTTTTCATGTCCTTATCATTATCCATGTCTTGATGTGTTTTCCTACTCTTCATTAGTAGCAATTTTGTGGCATCATTTGGTTGCAATTGCTTAAGGTGATAGACAAGTGATTCATTAGTGCATTGTTCAGCCAAGCCAGCATCTCGTGTTGTTACTATTATTCGGCTGCCTTTGTTATTTGTACTAGGAAAAGCAATATTTTTGATCCACTTGCACGCATCTATGGTCCACAAGTCATCAAGAACAACGAAGTACCTCTTATCCAATAACTCCTTTGTGAGATACTCAGAGAGATTTTCTATTTGCACTTCCTTCCCTTCAAGATCTTTCAAGCATTTTCTCAGAGAGTCGATACCCAAAAGTTGGCTAATCATGTCCTTGAGCATCTCTATCTTGGAAAAGGACTGTGAGACGGTGACCCATGCACAACAAGAAAATTTATTCACATTGTCTTCCTTACTTTCATAAGCCTTCCTTGCAAGAGTAGTCTTGCCTAGACCGCCCATGCCAACGACACATATCACCTTGCAAGGACCATCTCTGGAGTTGACATCCACCATCGCAATCAACTCTTGTTTAGCCTTAGCAAATCCCACAAGCTCTGCCTCATCAATGTTGCTAGCTGAGTGGCTGCGAATATCTTCCGTGTAGGAATTCATCTCGTCAATGCAGCTGGAGGAATCGGCGGTGATCAAGTTATAGCGTGTGTTCCCGTTGCTCACCTCTTCTACTCTTGCTTTGAGATCGCGGATTTGGCTGGCAATGCGATGGCGGGCTTTTAGTTTAAGCAACCGTCGAGACCGGCTCTGGCTTCCCAcatgcaccataaattcatcaaGGCAATCCTCAATGCCATATGCTACATCTCTTACTTGCTCTGCCCACACCTTCAGTAGCAAGTCTTTGTTCTTCGTTTTCTCAGCAGCCACTAGGAATGCTTGCATAGTCTTGAGCTCGTCTTTTATGAACCTAGCCAACAAGATTTCTTAGAGTAACCCAGCTTACTGTCACTTGACAGCTCACATATAGAATACAAAAATAGATTGAAAACAACCAAGTAATTTTGACAGATAAGTCATGCAGCCAATCAAGTTGTTGTAAAAAAAGAAACTAGCGGTCCATCCACTCCAACATGCATGGATGCATGATGCATACATGTGCATCTCATCGGCCAGTAAAGGACCTGAACAAAAGAAGCACCGGCCGGGAAGCAAGAAGTACATACAGTACATACCAGATGTCCTTGCGGACGCCCATGAGAAGACTCATCTCGGTGGCGGCGGCAGAGGCGGCCATGCTGATGGCGCCCCTCAGCATGGACGTCGCCATGCTCACCACCGTCCCGGCCATCTCCGGCAAGATGATGTCCGGCTTCTTCACTAGCTTGTTCAAGATTTTCTTACGACGCTCGATCTCTTGGCTCTTGCTCAGGTAGCCGGTGGAGGAGGCACCTGTGTGGCTTATCCACCAGTCCGTGGCTGTGAGACGAGTGATATCTTGCCATAGCGCCCTCCTAAGAAAAGTCTTTGTACTGATGCAATAATTCTGCTTGGACAGCAATACACCAGCGACCTTCTTTCAAAATCCGTTGGCTGTATTATTGTGGCTCCTGTTTTCTTCTTGTCTACTTGCTGTGCACATGTGCCTCACGTAGAATATAAATGAGAAATTTCTGGGCAACTTCCCTAGATGCGGTCCATACGACAGTTGCATGCTGATGCTGCGCCGACTAGATGATCGACGATCTGGTCTCCCAAGCCAAAAGAAATTCTTGTGTTCCAAAATCCCTTTGCTGATACATTGTGgcactttttttttctttttgcgaCATTTCTCCGGGTATGTCATTGTGCCCGTGCGGAAAGCCATCTTCATTTTCCCCTTCCCTCAGTTCAAACAAACAGGACCTAACTGGAGGGGTGATATTAAAGGCTATATGTATCGTTCTCCGGCCCGATCTCGCCCCCATATCGCTCTCTCAGGAGGGGGCTCGGGCAGACCTGCACGCCGCCGCGGCCGGATCCCTCCCGCCTCCTCCCCCACCTCGCCGCCACCATAGGGCGCCGCGGGCAAAGCCCGCACGGCATTGGTGGCGGCGGGGCTGTCTTCTCTCGCGCGCCTCGACGGATCTCGAGCAGCGGCGGCCGATGCGTGTACGTCGGCGGTGCGGGCCTAGGAGCAGGGCGCGGTCCTATGCCTTACCTCGTGTGCCGGGGTCGCCTTCAACGTTGCAGGAGGCTGGCAGCTGCGGCTGGGGGCAGCTGCCGGTTCTCGCGCCGACCGGATGCCGGGGCGGCCCCGGAGCTTCGCGGTGTTTGTGCTCGGCAATCGGCGGGCGGTGGCATGGCGTGGGGCGCGCGGAGGCGGGCCTCGTAGGTGGTGGCGGGCGCTGGGCTCgcggcggcgctccggcgtgTGCAGGCGGCGGCGGCCCCTGTGCGCGGTCGGCGGCTCCCTCTCTGAGCCGGACGGCGCGGGGGGTTGCGGCGGCCCGGCGTGGCCGACAATCTGGATGCGGTTGGGCCGGCGGCTCACTGTCTGCCGGAGATCCAGGGGCATCATCGTCTCCGACTCGATCTGCGTCGGTTCGTGCTTGATTCGGTACAGGGAGATAGTCGTCATCTCTCGGTGCTGGCTACATGGATCTGGCAGCGACGGCTGGATCCTTGGTCTAGTCTTCGACAGAGAAGGCGGCGGCGCAGGCTGACGGTGgcgggaggagggaggggcgCGGGGAGGGGCTAGAGGCGCGCGGTGGAAGGGCCCCCGGCCGCCTCGCTCGGGGAGGCGACGCTGGGGTACGGGGGCGAGgaagggggtgggggggggggggaggagaaggggaacgggaggaggagggggctggcggctccggcgggctccGGCCGCCGCGGCGGCGGCTCCGCGTGGGGGAGCTGGCGGCGGCAGCGGGGAAACCCTAGGAGCGGGGGAGCGGGGTTGCTTGTCCTTCATCTGCATGTTTGCTCCATCGCCACTGTTAATTGAAGCCCCCAAGTCACTTGCAGTCATACATTTTGGTACAACACCATCATAACAGTCCGTGGTAAGATGTTCTCACACACAAATTAATGGCATTGCCTGATCAGAAGGATGCCAACTTGCCAAGAGTACAGACCTGGCATCATCCCATACTGAATATCAACCAACTTGATGTTGGATCTATATATCAAATACTCCTAGTTGACAAGAGAAATGTGGAAACTGCAAGTTAATTGCAAAGTGACAACGACCAAAACTACAAAGCTGATATGGCATGTCGATATGATGTTACAGGTGAAAAACAGAGCAGTCATTTCTGGCTACTTTACAAGTTCCATTGGCTTGCGTAGTAGAATGTCTCCTCATACTTTGTTTACAAACAATTACAGAATATAGTGGCACCAACAAATCAATAATCGTACACAGTAGAAGCAGGTCATGCCATGATCCGGTGAACGCTGCAAGATGCAGCCACCTGATGTTCTGGGGACTGGAAGCTGTTGGACTCCCAAGAAATTAGAACTTGGAATCAACTTGACCAGTTCCATGGtgaaagtttgagaataggtttAGGGTTTCCCCGTGGGGCAATGCCTCTCCACGTCTCACTATATATAATGATCAACATATACAATTACATACATACAAAATACGTGTACACGACACGCTAGACCTATTTTAACAGTGAAGAGCTGATCATCGTCTGGAAAAGGGTACAGGAGCTACACAGCAAGTATCACTTTTGAAccctcggttggtcacctcgCAGCCATCGAAATGTTGTTGTAGCTTGCTCCAAGATCGTGGGAACATTTAGGTCAGAGACGAATCCTGCACGGAAGACTGCACAGGTGTTAGTGTCATCGTCACTGAATTCTTAGTATGCCTTCAACTGATTAAACAGTCTAACACCCAGGTTAAAAAAAATACCTACCAGAAAGTTCCGCACATAGAGAACACAGGTAAACCATCTGGCCTCTTGCAGTGGTGACTAATCTTATAATTATGGACAGTACAGTATGATGAACATTGCATCCTAGGCCTTAGTAGTGCATCATCTGTACTCTGTTGGATCTTCCTCCTCTTCTGCCCAGCTGACTCTGATTAGATACAAGAGCACTAGTTTATTGCACGCATGTTAGATGTCAAACTCTGTCACACAGGGGATGCTTAAGGAACTCTTGATATAAACAGGGGTGTAAATATATGTGTCCATAAACTGAAAAATTTAACCAGGGATTGCAAGTACAGAGTATGTGTCAATCTAACATGATGATTACGAAAGAAATGAGATGCTGGATGTTGCTGAACTGACCTTTTTTATCAGTATGAGCCCTTCAGAGTTGAGACTTTAGATGTGGGTGGACTGTGAGGCATTGCGAACTCGAAAGGGATTCCTCAGCTTCCATCTTCACTTCAGATCACTACATCATGGTTAGTTCAGTACTCAAGTCTTGCTCCATTCACAACAGAAGATGGCTGGGATGTTCACTCCTCCAGCTTCATAACTCAGCTTGAACAGTAAAAATTTCATAGTTGCACCAGCTTGAACAACAAAAATTTCTCATAGTTGTCCAGCTTGAAATAGAATGCTAACGTTGACAAGCTACCGAATACGGCAGCTGTCCTCTGACAGAAATTCTGGCAGACAAAAAGGGTAACCGACATTTCACAAACCAGATGGAATCAAACAAACATAAGCAGAGCTGAGCTAGCTATACCGGCGGCATGGTGGAGACTCGGAGGCCAGCACCAGGTAGAATGAATTCAACTTATTAAACAGTTTAAGACTGATTTTTAGAAGGAAATACCACAGTGATGTTCGGCCGAATGGAGAAACCATCTAGCCTCTTGATGTCGGGTCCCATCTTGTAACTGTCGACAATGGGATGAACAATGCAGCTTGGTGGTGCTCCTGGCCTCCTGGGTGCCCAGCTGAATCTGAATGCACTACACGGAGCACTAGTTTATTTCGACAACCTGAGATGTGAGTGAGATCATGCTTGCGTTATATATAAGCATGCACAGCACAGCTTTAAAATGCGTGAGCACAAACCGAAAAGAACAAAACAGCTAGAAATCGAGCCgaaacaaaaaaggaaatagTGCAATATTTGAGCTGTCCCAGTACCATAACATGGTGAAACTGGCTGGAGGGCTTGCTCGGATTCATTCAGCACGAGTTGTAAGTGTAAAGCACATTATCTTGGCTGTTACTGTTACACACAAAAAGGAAAACAGAGTACAGACTAATTAGCACATCGCACTCCATAGCTGCTACGTACTACTAGTTGAACGAAAGAGAAGCAATTAGCTGAGCTGACCTGATGTTTGCCATCGCCATGCCCACCGCTTGGGACCGTGAGCTCTCTCCTGAAGCTGCAGGCTCAGGATGGAGAGATGAGGATTCCCCTGTTGATTCTCCCACTTGGGCGACGGTGCCTCCCAGGTCGTGGCGGCTCCGTTCCTCGGACAGTCGCAGCACGGGACTGTTGGTATGTGCACCCACCTCCCCTTGCAGCTCATCAAGCTTTGCCACTTGACAACCTTGACCAAGTGAAATACTCCTGAGCATTGGAAGATGCTTGATATACCTGAGCATTGGAAGATGCTTGATATACCTGAGCATTGGTAGAACAAATCATCTACTACTACAGTGGATCATTCGACCTCCACTATGTCACTGCCTTGTCTGccagaagaacagtggcagagcAGAGTAAATAGCATAAAGCTACTACTTTACAGGCTAAGGTTCCAAAAAACTATCGGTTTTTAATTTTTCTCAGATAACTACCAGATGGGTGGTCGGCTATTTCAAAAAACCCAAATTCCTGAGTCTTTATCAGTTAATCGTGATTATGACAATTGAGGCCCACGTGTAAGATAACCGTTTGTTTGACCGTTTACTTTGACCGTTAACTTACATGTGGATCCCACACGTAAGTTTTGTcaaaaagcaatcgggtccctaCGAGTTTTCTGGAAAAGCAATCAGGTCCCTGTGAGTTTTCTgaaaaagcaatcgggtccccGAGGCAAGGCAACGCTGCATCCTCCGGCCGGCAAGCCGCGCCCGCGGCGGTGGAATCCACGACGTGCACCACCTGAGGCCGGTGAGTCGCACCCGCAGCGGTCGGGTCCATGCTGGACATCACCTCCGGCCGGCAAGCCGCGCCCGCGGAGGTGGAATCCACGACGTGCACCACCTGAGGCCGGCGAGTCGCACCCGCAGCGGTCGGGTCCATGCTAGACATCACCTGCGGCCGGTGAGCCGCGCCCGCAGCGGCCGCCCTGCCGTGCCTCGCCTGTGGCAGCCGCCTTGCCGTGCCTCGCCTGCGCCACCTCCACGCCGTGCCTTGTGCGCGACCGCAGCCATCCTGTGACTCGCCTGCAGCCGCCGCCATCCCTTGCCGCGAGCTTCTCAAGCTCGACGCGGACGACCTCTTCGCCACCGTCGCCGCGGACTGCTAGAGTGCGCCCTTCCCGTCGCCGTGGACGAGGCCGGCCTCGTCGCCACCAGGAGTTGGGGAGCAGAGGGAGTGTCGTCCCTGGCTTGGGAGGGGAAGGGGGTCGCCGGCTTGGGAAGGGAAGGGGGTCGCCGGCCTGGGAGGGAAGGGGGTCGCCGGCCTGGGAGGGAAGGGGGTCGCCGGAGGGGAAGGGGGTCCGGCACAGGAAGCACAGAGGAGGGAAGAGAAGAGatagagaggaagaagaaagagaagagggggaggaaacttacatgtgggccccacatgtAAGTTAGCGGTCAAACTAACGGTTTGTTTAGGTGCGGACCCAACCTGTCATAATCGTGATCAACTGATAAAGAGTCGAcgatttgggttttttgaaacagccgacCACCCATTTGGTAGTTATCTGAGAAAATTTAAAACAggtagttttttggaaccctagcctgtaaagtagtagttttatgctatttacacGGCAGAGCATGAGCATTTTCAGTTGTGCTAAGTGTTTACAGGACATCATCAGTTTAATTGATAACCAGCTATTGCTactgacagaaaaagaaaatTAGCTGACCTGTCGATCCCCTGAGAGGAGTTCTCTTCCACTGCCGCAGGCTCGAGAAAATGAGATGATTCCCCCGTTGCTTCTTGCACTTGTACAGCATTCGAGCATTCTGCAACATCACCCAGGTCGTGGTACCTCCTGTCAAACAGCAGCTGCAGCACAGGATGGTTGGGGTGTGCTTCCACCTCCCCTTGCAGCTCATCAAGCTTTGCCACTTGACAACCTTGACCAAGTGAAATACTCCTGAGCATTGGAAGATGCTTGATACCAATTATCCCAGATTGCAAACAACAACGACCAATTTCTATCCTTTGTATGCAGGGTGAGGTGCCCTCCTCGAATCTCACCCCCCTCAGTTGCTCAAGGCCAGAAATATCTAGTTTGGTGAGACTCTGGAACAATTGTGCTCTGAAGATTAGCTCCTCCCCAACATAAGACATCCCAGAAAGACCAAGGAGCCTAAGCCTGGGCAGTTCCCCTAGTAATTCCATGACTTTGCGTCCATCCTTTAGCCCGCTATGCTCCAACTGAATCTTCACTAAATGCGTTAGACTTCCAAGCCAGTAGGGAATCTCTTCTCCAAGACATCCTACCAACTTAAGGGTCCTCAAGAGGTGGGGAGGAGATGAAACAGAATGTAGCCACTTCAAAGAGCTCCCGCCAGCATCTACACGAAGAGAAGAGAGGGAAGATAGCGTCTCAATGGCTGCAGCAAGTACCCTACATTTTTGCATGGTGGCTTCTGCTGTTACTACACTTAATTTCCTTAATTGCTCTGCTACTAGTTCGTCTGATGTCAACCACCTCTAAGATCTGTAACTCTTGCAATTCACCGATCCCTCTTGGCACCCTCACACCCCCTGACTCAGCACGGAAACCAGAACAACCAAAATCTATGAATACCATGGGCAGGCACAGTGTGAGCATCAAACCTTCCTGTGGGCCATCTGGATGAATTTTTTCATTGCTACAACGAAGACTAATTAGACTATGGAGTTTACTGATCTCAGTTGGTAATGATGTGATGGAAGTGTTTCTGACATCCAAATATTGTAAGCCATGTAGTTTTCCTATGGATTCTGGAAGGGTACAAATATTTGAATGTCCTTGAACGTTCACATATTTCAAGCGGCGCAACAACCCAATGTTGTTGATATCTTTCTGTGTCATACTGCATTGTGCATCCTGAAGATCCAAGACACTTAGCATCCTCAGGTATGCTGAACAGACTGATGGTGCTGGCTCCATAGGGCTCACAGCAAACACAGAAAATGATCGAACATGACTCCAATCCATGCTAATCTTCGGGCACTTCTGACCATGGTGTACTACATGGCGAAAGTTCTCCTCTGGTGCACTTTTTACAATATCCATTGATAAGTACACAAATTTTTCATCTCTTGAAACAGAGGCCATGATATCGAAGATATGATGGACCCGACAACTCTTAACCCTTCCTTCTGCGTTTACTCTTGATGGTTCAATCATACATCTATTGATTAGCTCATAAAAGTAGCTCATTGCAACATCCTCAATGTCCATCCCAAACCTAGATGTTACAAATCCCTCTGCTATCCATCTGTCTATCAGACGTCTTGCTTGGATCTCAAAACCCACGGGAAAGATGCTTAGGTATAGAAAACATCCATCAGATTAATCAACTCCTCCTTCGGCCTAGAAAAGCCCACAAGCTCTGATTCATCAAAAAATCCATGTGAATGAATGCAGATACCTTCCATGAAAGAAGTGGTCTCGTCCTTGCATAATTTCCCCTCATCCATGCTTGCAGAGGTAATGGGCCTCATTAAATGACTATACCGCTGGATCCTGGCGCTTACATCTCCAACTCTTACTTTCAGGTTGCGGATCTGGACGGCAATTTGATGGCGAACTCTAAGCTTCGTCAGCCTATGCAAGCAGCTTGGGTGGCCCATATTTACCTGGAACTCGTCCATGCAATATTTAATGTCGTAGGATAGATCCTCTACTTGCTCTGCCCAAACTTTGACCAGCTCATCTCTATCCTTCATCCTTTCAGCAGTTCTCAAGAAAGCTTGCATTATTCTTAGCTCGTCTTTGATGTACCTGTTAATTAGACCAGAAATCAAATTGATGGTCACGATTTAATTTGTCCCATGGTTATGTGTGCCTTACCATATTTCTGATATATTTGTTAAATCCTTTTCAAAGAAGTGGGCAACATCAAATTGAGGCCTCAGCAAAATAAGATTTCAATGGATAATAAAATATAGCAAAGAGAAATGACTAATTTATCCTTACCATGTCTCGTTCCGCACTCCCATGAGCAATGCTATCTCATCCATGGCCTCGGAGGCCGCCCTGTTTACGGCACTTCCCACCAGGGATTGCGCGACGCTTAGCGCCATCTTATTTTCTCCCCCTTTCACGACAAGCTCTTGAAGCTCTGGTTATACAGCATTCAACGCTGGCTGGCTGGATTGGATCTTTTCAGTGCTGGTAAAAGAAATACAGATTAATTATACTAGACTAGATATCAAATTAAACATGCACAACGGAGAGTTAAGAAATGACAAAATACCAGTATATGGAAAATCGATCGGCTGCCTCTTCCTTTTCCGGGCAAACTGTGGAGAAGTCCAAAGTACGGGAAACTAGAAACTGAGCTCCTTCACCATGCCAAAATACATTTAAGGTCTTTGCTTTCATGTCGTTTACTGGTGGAGTTGGTCGGAGAAAGTCAGACGCTCATGTAAATCGATCGGCTGGTGTAGCTTGCAGGTTGCCCTCTGCCGTGTATATATAGCTATTAGGTGCAGATCTGTTCAATATTCTTTGGAAATCTAGCTTAGCTATGCAGGTGCAAGTACTGGGCCTGCTGACCGACACGGCACGACAGGAAGCAATCTGGGTTATTCTTACGAACATGGTCGACAAGGCATCACCTTTAACAAAACTGAATGCTTTATCAAGGCATCAGGCTTTAACAAAGCTGAAAAGCATCTCGGAAACCAAAGTAGAGCAGAGGACAAGCCTTTGCAGTCACTACGCAAGGCACATATCCATGCGTGCCAAGCTCTGAAGCAAAGCAAATAAGCATGAACGAGTATGCTTGAGGCCAGGTTAACTTCCTTCTTAATTACAAGCTCGAATTGATTTGCCACGGTATGTGTTTAGTCAAAAAACAGAACAACAAGAAGTACATACACAAACTGCATGTTTCACGCGTTACCAAACCCTGAAAGTTGATTGTTTTGGTTCATATATATGGTTGAACCGCTTAAATTTTCGGAACTTGAATAACAACACGTATGCGTACTCGTTCTTCGTTTAGAAACAAGCGCAAGCATGAGAGCAATTAGGTACCTTAAGAAAAAAACAGAGCCGAGTACCAATAAACAAACTGAGTCCGCATTGACAGCAGCACCGTCTTCGCGTCATCAGattgatactccctccgttccaaattactcgtcgtggttttagtttaaatttgaactaaaaccacgacgagtaatttggaacggagggagtacatgccaTGGTGTATTCCAAGACTTGACTGTCATCTGTGCCAGCAGTTACCACTCATAAACTCCCGGGGCGATGCATTCCTGTGTCATTCGCCGCTTACGAACATCAGGTTGTATCTCAGCTTCACTTTGTATCTTCTTGATGCTCCATTTTAAGCTACAGTAATAAAATTCTCCCTTTGTTGAAACTCTCAGCTTCACTTTGCAGCAAAAACAGGGCAACCTAATTGGCAGCACTATCTTGTGTGGTGTAGTCCCTTGCATTTTTCGGTCAAAAATGCTAGATGCACCGGATTACTACGGGCGTTCAATGGACCCTCCCTTTAATCCAATCACAGTTTGCCACCTCAAATCCACCCCTTAATCAGCCCGTGAATGTCCGTCGATGTAGCATTGCTATTTTTCCATGCCTTCTGCCCAGCCATTTGAAATAAACATACAGAGAATGCATGAGTTTACTTCTTATTTTTGTCAAATGCGAGTTTACTTGAACAACAAAAGTATTATGTGTTTGCAAGCTGAAAACAACATGAAAAAATTACAGGCATATATATGGACAACATAGAAATAGGATTAATTCCCTCATTTAAAAGAAATAAGTTGAAATTAATAATTTTGTAT
This sequence is a window from Aegilops tauschii subsp. strangulata cultivar AL8/78 chromosome 7, Aet v6.0, whole genome shotgun sequence. Protein-coding genes within it:
- the LOC109733787 gene encoding putative disease resistance RPP13-like protein 3 produces the protein MAGTVVSMATSMLRGAISMAASAAATEMSLLMGVRKDIWFIKDELKTMQAFLVAAEKTKNKDLLLKVWAEQVRDVAYGIEDCLDEFMVHVGSQSRSRRLLKLKARHRIASQIRDLKARVEEVSNGNTRYNLITADSSSCIDEMNSYTEDIRSHSASNIDEAELVGFAKAKQELIAMVDVNSRDGPCKVICVVGMGGLGKTTLARKAYESKEDNVNKFSCCAWVTVSQSFSKIEMLKDMISQLLGIDSLRKCLKDLEGKEVQIENLSEYLTKELLDKRYFVVLDDLWTIDACKWIKNIAFPSTNNKGSRIIVTTRDAGLAEQCTNESLVYHLKQLQPNDATKLLLMKSRKTHQDMDNDKDMKTMVHKIVKKCGGLPLAVLTIGGMLSTKKVTEWESIYNQIPSELEVNPSLEAMRRIVTLSYNHLPSHLKSCFLYLSIFPEDFEIKRRRLIERWIAEGFVRATAGVSIEDVGKGYFNELINRSMIQPSRVNIEGIVRSCRVHDVVRDVMISISRGENFVYLAQDNVTSVREETFRHVAYHGSECQSIGMDWNHVRSLTMFGEKPLEPSSSVCSPDMRMLRALDLENAQFQVTQKDINNIGLLRHLKYVNFSDPRGYSHIYKLPRSIGKLQGLRTLNIRDSYITELPTEICKLKSLHSLRCTRNSSYEYFDLYSPRECLVQTLCLPMLFTPLTDPSKRTKKVAELHMAWSSRWSWSRGVKVPEGIGKLKELQILEVVDIRRTSCKAIKELGELVHLRKLSVVTKGATKQKCRILCDAVQKLTCLHSLEWLHVVSSPPPLLRSLTLDGRLGEIPGWVGDLMHLVKLHLWRSEIKEEGKIMEILGPLPNLMHLLLGRGCYIGEKLAFKTGAFPNLKKLDICNLWELRELKFEDGTSPQLAMIDISWCELRSGITGVNQLPKLKEISLGLGGRVAKLAMLQSEVDAHPKSPVLRLSEERSYYDLGDVVVQVEEATEESSSLHPEPAAAGGSSESVVTTNVSQDDLLYTYNSC